One genomic window of Hymenobacter sp. J193 includes the following:
- a CDS encoding glycosyltransferase family 4 protein: MRILQLCPRVPFPPHDGGAIAMYDVAAGLAQAGHHVTVLAINTPKHHQPATVLDHLGPNVRLLTVDVDTNLSPIKALRNFLFSELPYNVERFVSEKVKVKLAELLGQEQFDVVQMEGTFVAWYAGYWIENGAVSWKNLPPVVLRAHNVEYTIWEQLARNAGNTLKKWYLQKLAQRLKLFEKWMMHRFDAVAAITEADRQRLRQQGCQEPVVFIPAGVDLTRFRPEPAVLPRPRTLCMIGSLNWLPNLEGLDWFLTQVWPRLAERLPELELHVAGTGMPERLRQLRLPGVTMHGFVESAADFMRTYELMLVPLLSGGGMRVKIIEGMALGKAILSTALGAEGIHCRPGHNILLADDPEEWVRLLEDYYHGRLDVAALGTQAAQTAAELYDNRRVVARFEQLYQQVAAGRPVSC; the protein is encoded by the coding sequence GTGCGTATCCTGCAGCTCTGTCCGCGCGTTCCGTTCCCGCCCCACGATGGGGGCGCCATTGCCATGTACGACGTGGCGGCGGGCCTCGCGCAGGCGGGCCACCACGTTACGGTGCTGGCCATCAACACGCCCAAGCACCACCAGCCGGCTACCGTGCTCGACCACCTGGGTCCCAACGTGCGGCTGTTGACGGTGGATGTCGACACCAACCTTTCGCCCATCAAGGCGCTGCGCAACTTCCTCTTTAGTGAGTTGCCCTATAACGTGGAGCGGTTTGTGAGTGAAAAAGTGAAGGTGAAGCTGGCCGAGCTGCTGGGCCAGGAGCAGTTTGATGTGGTGCAAATGGAAGGCACTTTCGTGGCCTGGTACGCCGGATATTGGATTGAAAACGGGGCAGTAAGCTGGAAGAACCTGCCGCCCGTGGTATTGCGCGCCCACAACGTAGAGTATACCATTTGGGAGCAACTGGCCCGAAACGCCGGCAATACGCTCAAGAAATGGTACTTGCAGAAGCTGGCGCAGCGGCTGAAGCTGTTCGAAAAATGGATGATGCACCGGTTTGATGCGGTGGCCGCCATCACTGAGGCCGACCGGCAGCGCCTGCGACAACAGGGCTGTCAGGAGCCGGTGGTGTTCATCCCCGCCGGCGTCGACCTGACCCGCTTCCGGCCCGAGCCCGCCGTGCTGCCCCGGCCACGCACGCTGTGCATGATTGGCTCCCTGAACTGGCTGCCCAACCTCGAAGGACTCGACTGGTTTCTGACCCAGGTGTGGCCCCGCCTAGCGGAGCGTCTGCCCGAGCTGGAGCTGCACGTGGCCGGCACCGGTATGCCCGAGCGCCTGCGCCAGCTGCGCCTGCCCGGCGTGACCATGCACGGCTTCGTGGAGTCGGCGGCCGACTTTATGCGGACCTATGAGCTGATGCTGGTGCCGCTGCTTTCGGGCGGAGGCATGCGCGTGAAGATTATTGAGGGCATGGCGTTGGGCAAAGCCATTCTGAGCACGGCCCTGGGCGCCGAGGGCATCCACTGCCGCCCCGGCCACAACATCCTGCTGGCCGACGACCCCGAGGAATGGGTGCGTCTGCTGGAAGACTACTACCACGGCCGCCTCGACGTAGCGGCCCTGGGCACTCAGGCCGCTCAAACGGCCGCCGAGCTGTACGACAACCGCCGGGTGGTGGCGCGGTTCGAGCAACTGTACCAGCAGGTAGCCGCCGGGCGGCCGGTTTCATGCTAG